The Terriglobia bacterium DNA window ACCAACCTCAAGAGCGGCGAGGCCAAGCACGCCGAACGCGACATTCCCGCCTGCGTCACCGACGTCATCTCCGGTATCTTTTACGTCGGCTCGTTGCCCCTCACGCCCGACGCCGCCTATACCTTCCCGCTCAACGACGGTGGCGAAACCGTGGAAGTCCGCGCCCATGTCGAAGCCCGCGAAAACATCAAGACTCCGGCCGGAACTTTTGCCGCCATCCGCGTCTCCCCCGAAGCCTCCTCCGGCACGCTTAAGAACCGCGGCCGTGTCTGGATCTGGTATTCCGACGATGCTCGTCACATCCCGGTGCAAATGCGTGCCCGCTTGTTCTGGGGCACCCTCACCCTGCGCCTTGTCCGCACGGAAAAGAAATAGCCGTTCTCCACAGCTCAAATGAATTCCGCGGATACCCAGTTCCCCTCCGTGGCATCTGGCGGGCACGGAAATGCCTTGCGGCATCGCGTGCCTTTCGAGAGGCATTTGCCGCTCGCATGTCCGGCAGATTGCCTGCAAGCTTAACAAAATAAACTTAAAACAATTATTGACAGTAATACACTAAGATTTTATGATCTATAACTGTTAGATAACGATACCGACCTCCAGGCGTTGCGCCTGAGGCGAGTCAACCACAGATTTCAAGGAGGAACTTGCTATGGCTATTACTCGTTGGGACCCCTTCCACGAACTGAACCTGATTACCAGCCGCATGAACCGCCTGTTTCAGGACGCCTACAGCCCTGGCAGCACGGAAGAGAACCTGACCACAACCACCTTTGTTCCCCCGGTGGATATTTATGAGGACGAGCACAGCATCACCCTCAAGGTCGAAGTCCCGGGCATCGATCAAAAGGACATCGACGTCCGCCTGGAGAACAGCACCCTGACCGTGCGCGGCGAGCGCAAGTTCGAAAAGGAAGAGAAAGAGGAGAACTTCCACCGCGTCGAGCGCCGTTATGGTAGCTTCTATCGCGCCTTTACCCTGCCCAATACGGTGGATCCGGACAGCGTCACCGCCGATTACGACAGCGGCGTGCTCAGAATCAAGCTGGCCAAGAAAGCCGAAGCCAAGCCCAAGCAGATCAAAATCGGTGTCGGCCAGAAGACGCTGGAAGGCAAGAGCAAGGCGGCCTAATCCAGCTATCAGCCGTCAGTTGCCGGCTACTGCAATGGGGAGACGGCTGTGAACACCGTCTCCCTTTTTCGTGAAGTTGGGAACGACTTTGAGCTTTTGAGCGATGAGGAATCGATCTGATCAAACGTGCTTTTCAGGATCGGCCGTGGTTAGCTGACGGCTGATAGCTGAAAGCTGAAAGCTACTAACATGCCAATCCGTTGGGACAAGTTAACCGTCAAGGCGCAGGAAGCTGTCCAGCGTGCCAGCGAAACCGCTTCCCAGCGCGGCAACCCCGAACTGCTGCCCATGCACCTGCTGGTCGTCCTGCTGGAAGACCGAGAGGGCATCGTCGCCCCCGTGCTGGAGAAGATCGGTGTCGGCCCGCAGGCTCTGCTGGCACAGGCGAACCAAATCCTGGAACGATTGCCGCGCGTATCCGGCGCCGCCGCCCAACCCGCCCTGTCGCCTGCCGGGCAGCGCCTGCTCGACCAGGCATTTAAGGAAGCCGACAACTTCAAGGACGAGTATGTCTCCACCGAACACCTGCTGCTGGCCATGACCGACCAGCGTGGCGACCCGGCGCAGGAACTGCTCGCGCGCCACGGCGCCACCCACGATGCCGTGCTCAAAGCGCTCACCGCCGTGCGCGGCAATCAGCGCGTCACCGACCAGAATCCTGAAGCCAAGTACCAGGCGCTGGAGCGCTACGCCAAGGACCTCACCGATCTTGCCCGCCGCGGCAAGCTCGATCCCGTTATTGGCCGCGACGAAGAAATCCGCCGCCTCGTGCAGGTGCTCTCCCGCCGCACGAAAAACAATCCTGTATTGATCGGCGAGCCCGGCGTCGGCAAGACCGCCATCGTCGAAGGCCTGGCCCAGCGCATTATCTCCGGGGACGTCCCGGAAGTCCTGAAGAACAAGCGCGTCGTCGGGCTCGACCTCGGCGCCATGCTGGCCGGCGCCAAGTACCGCGGCGAGTTCGAGGACCGTCTCAAGGCCGTGCTCAAGGAGATCGAGGAATCGGAAGGGAAGATCGTCTTCTTCATCGACGAGCTGCACACGCTGGTGGGCGCCGGCGCCGCCGAAGGCGCCATTGACGCCAGCAACATGCTCAAACCCGCGCTGGCCCGCGGCGAGCTGCGCGCTATTGGCGCCACCACGCTCAACGAATTTCGCAAGTACATCGAAAAGGACCCCGCCCTGGAGCGCCGGTTCCAGCCAGTCTTCGTCGGCGAACCCAACGTCGAGGACACCATCGCCATTCTGCGCGGCCTCAAGGATCGCTACGAGGTCCATCACGGCGTACGCATCAAGGATTCGGCGATTGTGGCCGCAGCCACGCTCTCGCACCGCTACATCAGCGATCGTTTCCTGCCCGACAAGGCCATTGACCTGATTGACGAGGCCGCCGCCTCGCTCCGCATCCAGATTGATTCCATGCCCACGGAAATCGACCAGCTCGAGCGCCGCGCCACCCAGTTGGAAATCGAGCGCCAGGCGCTGATGAAGGAGAGCGATCCCAACTCCCGCGAGCGTCTCACCGCCGTGGAGAAGGAGTTAGCCAACCTGCGCGAAGAGTCCAACCGCCTGAAGGCCGTCTGGCAGCAGGAGAAGGGTTCCATCAACCGCATTCGCGAGTTGAAGGAAAAGCTCGAGAAGCTGAAGCTCGATGAGCAAGCCGCCATCCGCAAGGGCGACTACACTCGCGCCTCGCAGCTCCAGTACGGCGAGTTGCCGCAACTCCAGGCCGAACTCGACCGGCTCAACGCGCAGGCCGACGGCAAGGCCACCCGCATGCTCAAGGAGGAAGTGGACGAGGAGGATATCGCCCGCATCGTCAGCAAGTGGACCGGCATTCCCGTCAGCAAGATGCTGGAAGGCGAGGTCAAGAAGCTGGTGGACATGGAGAACCGCCTGCGCCAGCGTGTCGTTGGCCAGGACCAGGCGCTGGAGAAAGTCGCCAGCGCCATCCGGCGTTCGCGCGCCGGGCTCAGCGACCCACGCCGTCCCATTGGCTCGTTCATCTTTCTCGGCCCCACCGGCGTCGGCAAGACCGAGCTCGCCCGCGCCCTCGCCGAGTTTCTCTTCGACGACGAGCACAACATGGTGCGCATCGATATGTCCGAGTACATGGAGAAGCACGCCGTCGCCCGCCTCATCGGCGCGCCTCCCGGCTACGTCGGCTACGAGGAAGGCGGCCAGCTCACCGAAGCCGTGCGCCGCCGCCCCTACGCGGTCGTGCTCTTCGACGAAATCGAAAAAGCGCATCCCGACGTCTTCAACGTGCTGTTGCAGATCATGGACGATGGCCGCCTCACCGACGGCAAGGGCCGCGCCGTGGATTTCAAGAACACCATCATCATCATGACCTCCAACCTCGGCGCCGCGTACCTGACGCCGGAAAACCTGGCCACGCCCGCGGCCTTTGAGCGCGCGCGTCAGCAGGTGATGCAGGTGGTGCAGGCCAGCTTCAAGCCCGAGTTCCTCAACCGAGTGGACGACATCATCGTCTTCAACCCGCTGGGCAAGGAGCAGTTGACGCGCATCGTCGAGCTGCAACTGGAAAATCTGCGCCGCCTGCTGGCCGAGCGCAAGATTTCCATCGAACTGACGGATGCGGCGAAAGAGCTGGTGTTCAGAGAGGGTTACGACGTGCAGTACGGCGCGCGTCCGCTCAAGCGCGCCATCCAGCGCATGATCCAGGACCCGCTGGCGCTCAAGATCCTCGATGGCGAGGTACTGCACGGTGACCACGTCATCGCGGACGCCGATCTGCCACATCGCCAGATGGCCTTCAAGGTCTCGCCCCGCGTCGGCGAGCCCACGCCTGCGAAGAAATAGCGGACACCCTGAAAGTGACAATCGGCCGTGAGGACTTTGACCGCCTCCAGAGTCTGCTGCTAAGTGGGCCGCAGGTTGAGCACGTCACCACGCCTGTCGACCACCTTTACGGTAGCACGCATCCCTTCGCGTCCTTTGCGGTTAGTCTTTAACTCACAACTCCGAAATCACCACTGACAACTTGCCTTTCCGCACCGCCTCGATGAAATCCGTGTACGCCGGCTCGCCCGCCCGATCGCGCACCGCCGCTGCCACCTGCCCGCGGTGATACACCCCATGCATGAGCACGTGCATCAGCACATCGCGGATCGCGTTGCTGTACGCCTCGCCTTTGGAATTCGTGTAGGCGATCTCGCTGTCCAGGTCGGCGTCCTTGAGCCCTGACAGGTACTCCTCCCACGCTCTCCGCAACTGGGCCAGTTGCCGCTCGCAATCATCCAGCCCAAACTCCGGCCACACCGCCGTCTTCCGCGTTTGCTGTTGCAACCGCCCCATCCACAGCAGCTCCGCCGCCACGATGTGCGCCATCACTTTGCGCGCCCGCTCCGGAGGATGCTCCATCTCCTGCAGCGAGCGTAGCGTCTCCCGGTTGGCCCAGTCGTCATAGAGAAACATCTCGCGTAGGTAGTCCAGCATGGCTATGCCTCTCCCATCAGCAACAGATGCCCCGTGGCCCGCGTCAGATGAAGCATTTTCCCAGGTTGCACCGCCCGCCCTCCTTACTATTGATTGGCAAATAAGCAACCTCTCCTTTGTCGCGCAATTCTTGCGGGCTCCACGCACCGAGCGCGCATCTCAGAATCGGACGGCGTGTCCTTTGGTGTTCTCGCGCAAACCCTTTACAATTACGTCGCCGTCCGACGCCATTCCCGTGATTTTGCCGGTCAACCGCTGCCTTGGAACGTCGCTTGCTGTGCACCTGAACGGTAGGTGCGTAAGGAGGGCTATATCGTCATGCATCGCCGCTTAGTCGTTCTGCTTACGGCTGTCGTCTTGGGCATACTCGCCTTGTTCATCGCCTGCGGTAGCGGCGGCGGTTCGAGCAGCTTCAGAACCGTCAGCACGGCGACTGTCACCACCACGCTCAGCGATCCCGCGACCTGTTCCTCATCCGCTTCCGGCCCCTACAGCAATGTCTGGGTGACGATCACCGACGTGCTGATCAACGCCAGCGCCAGCGCCGCCGACAATGATCCCAACTGGATCGATCTTACCCCCACTCTGAAAAATGCCCCGCAACAGGTGGACTTGCTCGCCGCCGCGAACAACCAGTGTTTCCTGGCCACGCTCGGCTCTAGCATCGCGCTGCAGCCCGGTACTTACCAGCAGATTCGCATCATTCTCGCCGACAATACGACCGCCAATGTCAATCTTCTCGGCGCCTCCAACAAGTGCGGTTCGGGGGGCGTCAACTGCGTCATCCTTGCGCTTCCGAATCCGAACACGCCCCAGATCCTGCAACTCTCCAGCGAATCCAAGACCGGCCTCAAGATTCCTTCCGGTCAGATCGCCGGCGGCGCCTTCACCCTCGCTGACGGACAGACCAAGGATCTCAACATTGACTTCGACACCTGCGCCTCCCTCGTGGTGCAGGGCAACGGGCAGTTCCGTCTGAAGCCGGTTCTGCACGCCGGAGAAGTTGCGCTTACCTCGCCCTCCATCAACGGTAAGCTGGTGGACAGGATCACCAACCTGCCCATCGTGGGCGGCAAGGCTATTGTTGCCCTCGAGCAGAAGGACTCCAACGGCGTGGATCGCGTCATCATGCAGGTTACGCCCGACAACACCGGCGCCTTCAACTTCTGCCCGGTTCCGGGCGGCGCCTATGACGTCGTCGCCGTGGCGGTAAGTGGCGCCAACCTGTCCTACGCCGCGACCATTACCGCCGGCGTGCAGCCCGGAAACGCGCTCGGCAATATCCCCATGGACGCCGTCACCGGCGCCAACACCGCTCCCGGCTCGATCACCGGGCAGGTGACCACCGTCAACGCCACCAGCAACGGCGCCACGGTCGACGTCCTGCTCTCCGCCTTGCAAACTGTTAGCTCCACAATCTTCACGATTCCGGCCGGCACGCAGGCGGCAACCCTGAGCGTCGCCACCGACAAACCGTCCACCTGCGCGGCCGATCCCTGCCCGCCGTACACGTTTACTTACACGATGACGCCGGTACCGCCGGTGAGCCCGACCGTCGGCGCGTTCTCCGCCACTTCACCTACCATCTATACCGCGGGCAGCGGCACTCCCCCTGCTACCTATGTTGTCGAAGCACAAACGTTTGTGCCTATGTCGGGCGGCACGGGGGATTGCAACCCGTCGAAGCAGACGACTGCGGCCGTGTCGGTCAATCCGGGCACTCCGGCTGCCACCGCGACCACGCTGGCCTTTACCGGATGTCAGTAGAGTCAGAGCGGTTCGACAAGACGTTGGATCGGTTTAGGAATTGCTGGAGCCGAAATGTTCTTTGAAGGGGCACGGGCTTCAGCCGTGCCGTTTGAGGCCTGCCAATTCATCCGGCTTCAGCCGGGATATGGGCTTCAGCCCTGGTTGCAGCAACTGTGGAATAGCTCCAGCGGATGCCATTCTGCCTAAGGATTTGTCATTCCGAGCGCAGCGAGGAATCTGTTGTTACCTTGCCATCGACCATCG harbors:
- a CDS encoding Hsp20/alpha crystallin family protein; amino-acid sequence: MAITRWDPFHELNLITSRMNRLFQDAYSPGSTEENLTTTTFVPPVDIYEDEHSITLKVEVPGIDQKDIDVRLENSTLTVRGERKFEKEEKEENFHRVERRYGSFYRAFTLPNTVDPDSVTADYDSGVLRIKLAKKAEAKPKQIKIGVGQKTLEGKSKAA
- the clpB gene encoding ATP-dependent chaperone ClpB, which codes for MPIRWDKLTVKAQEAVQRASETASQRGNPELLPMHLLVVLLEDREGIVAPVLEKIGVGPQALLAQANQILERLPRVSGAAAQPALSPAGQRLLDQAFKEADNFKDEYVSTEHLLLAMTDQRGDPAQELLARHGATHDAVLKALTAVRGNQRVTDQNPEAKYQALERYAKDLTDLARRGKLDPVIGRDEEIRRLVQVLSRRTKNNPVLIGEPGVGKTAIVEGLAQRIISGDVPEVLKNKRVVGLDLGAMLAGAKYRGEFEDRLKAVLKEIEESEGKIVFFIDELHTLVGAGAAEGAIDASNMLKPALARGELRAIGATTLNEFRKYIEKDPALERRFQPVFVGEPNVEDTIAILRGLKDRYEVHHGVRIKDSAIVAAATLSHRYISDRFLPDKAIDLIDEAAASLRIQIDSMPTEIDQLERRATQLEIERQALMKESDPNSRERLTAVEKELANLREESNRLKAVWQQEKGSINRIRELKEKLEKLKLDEQAAIRKGDYTRASQLQYGELPQLQAELDRLNAQADGKATRMLKEEVDEEDIARIVSKWTGIPVSKMLEGEVKKLVDMENRLRQRVVGQDQALEKVASAIRRSRAGLSDPRRPIGSFIFLGPTGVGKTELARALAEFLFDDEHNMVRIDMSEYMEKHAVARLIGAPPGYVGYEEGGQLTEAVRRRPYAVVLFDEIEKAHPDVFNVLLQIMDDGRLTDGKGRAVDFKNTIIIMTSNLGAAYLTPENLATPAAFERARQQVMQVVQASFKPEFLNRVDDIIVFNPLGKEQLTRIVELQLENLRRLLAERKISIELTDAAKELVFREGYDVQYGARPLKRAIQRMIQDPLALKILDGEVLHGDHVIADADLPHRQMAFKVSPRVGEPTPAKK
- a CDS encoding DinB family protein, with product MLDYLREMFLYDDWANRETLRSLQEMEHPPERARKVMAHIVAAELLWMGRLQQQTRKTAVWPEFGLDDCERQLAQLRRAWEEYLSGLKDADLDSEIAYTNSKGEAYSNAIRDVLMHVLMHGVYHRGQVAAAVRDRAGEPAYTDFIEAVRKGKLSVVISEL
- a CDS encoding DUF4382 domain-containing protein, which produces MHRRLVVLLTAVVLGILALFIACGSGGGSSSFRTVSTATVTTTLSDPATCSSSASGPYSNVWVTITDVLINASASAADNDPNWIDLTPTLKNAPQQVDLLAAANNQCFLATLGSSIALQPGTYQQIRIILADNTTANVNLLGASNKCGSGGVNCVILALPNPNTPQILQLSSESKTGLKIPSGQIAGGAFTLADGQTKDLNIDFDTCASLVVQGNGQFRLKPVLHAGEVALTSPSINGKLVDRITNLPIVGGKAIVALEQKDSNGVDRVIMQVTPDNTGAFNFCPVPGGAYDVVAVAVSGANLSYAATITAGVQPGNALGNIPMDAVTGANTAPGSITGQVTTVNATSNGATVDVLLSALQTVSSTIFTIPAGTQAATLSVATDKPSTCAADPCPPYTFTYTMTPVPPVSPTVGAFSATSPTIYTAGSGTPPATYVVEAQTFVPMSGGTGDCNPSKQTTAAVSVNPGTPAATATTLAFTGCQ